In one Methylocaldum szegediense genomic region, the following are encoded:
- a CDS encoding PEP-CTERM sorting domain-containing protein: MASEVYRLVDMGESSGEKKNENTAFWGLLASFLVATSGTAQAGLVPISQPTAEYISSTTLISITDTDSASVDSLSDGNLTISFSHFLLAGTAPGRWGGPPDTESDTPRILVDVRMPPVGTYTLTFSQPLSIFGLEVWLLQSTVTLEFYNGDDLVGSINRDVNEDAGARLFAASATDGDVFTKVVLTMEKPAGFRTAQFRYALASVQAAVPEPSTLVLVMIGPLGFGYLHLRRRVRVL; the protein is encoded by the coding sequence GTGGCGAGCGAGGTCTATCGTTTGGTGGATATGGGGGAATCTTCAGGAGAAAAGAAAAATGAGAATACGGCCTTTTGGGGGCTCCTTGCAAGTTTTCTCGTCGCGACGTCTGGAACCGCTCAGGCGGGGCTGGTCCCAATCAGCCAGCCGACGGCCGAATACATATCCAGCACGACCCTGATTTCGATCACAGACACTGATTCTGCTTCGGTAGACTCTCTCAGCGATGGGAATCTCACGATCAGCTTTTCCCACTTTCTGCTTGCGGGAACAGCACCCGGGAGATGGGGCGGTCCGCCGGACACCGAGAGCGATACCCCGCGGATCCTGGTGGACGTTCGGATGCCACCCGTCGGAACTTACACCCTTACCTTCAGCCAACCCCTCTCCATCTTTGGCCTCGAGGTATGGCTACTTCAAAGCACCGTAACACTGGAGTTCTACAATGGGGACGACCTTGTGGGTTCGATTAACCGCGATGTGAACGAGGATGCGGGAGCTCGTCTTTTCGCCGCATCAGCGACCGACGGTGATGTGTTCACCAAGGTCGTGTTGACCATGGAAAAACCAGCTGGCTTCCGCACAGCCCAGTTTCGTTACGCCCTGGCCTCGGTACAGGCGGCAGTCCCGGAGCCTTCTACCCTTGTCCTGGTCATGATCGGTCCGCTTGGCTTCGGTTACCTGCATCTTCGCAGGCGGGTTAGGGTTCTCTGA
- the phaC gene encoding class III poly(R)-hydroxyalkanoic acid synthase subunit PhaC — translation MLRPEQITQELFELNRKLTNGMATLSKIGRVEVEASPKDPVFREDKLVLYRYRPRREQVSTVPLLIVYALVNRPYMTDLQEDRSIVRGLLDQGIDLYLIDWGYPDGADRFLDLYDYVNRYIHRCVDLVCKRHDLPSINLLGICQGGTLSLCYAALHPEKVRNLITMVTPVDFHTPDNTLSQWYRDLDVDLMVDTLGNIPGELLNWSFLSLKPFRLTGQKYVDMADIIEDEDRLKNFLRMEKWIFDSPDQPGEMFRQFIKYFYQQNRLIKGTLKIGGRNVDLKQIKMPVLNIYATEDHLVPPSASIPLEKYIGSKDYSTIAFKGGHIGIYVSSRSQKEIPTAIAEWLQTRSK, via the coding sequence ATGCTGCGGCCCGAACAGATCACTCAAGAGCTTTTTGAACTCAATCGCAAATTGACCAATGGCATGGCGACGCTCAGCAAGATCGGCCGTGTCGAGGTGGAAGCGAGTCCCAAAGATCCGGTTTTCCGCGAAGACAAGCTGGTTCTTTATCGTTATCGTCCACGGCGGGAACAAGTGTCCACCGTTCCGTTACTCATCGTCTATGCCCTGGTCAATCGCCCTTACATGACCGACCTTCAGGAAGACCGCTCCATCGTCCGCGGCTTGCTCGATCAAGGTATCGACCTCTACCTGATCGACTGGGGTTATCCCGACGGGGCCGACCGGTTTCTCGACCTCTATGACTATGTCAACCGCTATATTCACCGGTGCGTGGATTTAGTCTGCAAACGGCACGATCTGCCCAGCATCAACCTGCTCGGGATCTGCCAAGGCGGCACCCTGAGCCTGTGTTACGCCGCCTTACACCCGGAAAAGGTGCGCAACTTGATCACGATGGTGACACCCGTTGATTTTCACACGCCGGATAACACCTTGAGCCAGTGGTATCGCGATCTCGATGTGGACCTCATGGTCGATACGCTGGGAAACATTCCGGGCGAACTGCTCAACTGGAGCTTCTTGTCCTTAAAGCCGTTTCGCCTGACGGGGCAAAAATACGTGGACATGGCCGACATCATCGAGGACGAGGATAGACTCAAAAATTTCCTGCGCATGGAGAAATGGATTTTCGACAGCCCGGATCAGCCCGGCGAGATGTTCCGGCAGTTCATCAAATATTTCTACCAGCAGAACCGATTGATCAAAGGAACCTTGAAAATCGGCGGGCGGAATGTCGATCTCAAGCAGATCAAGATGCCGGTGCTCAACATCTATGCTACCGAAGATCATTTGGTGCCGCCGTCGGCGTCCATCCCTTTGGAAAAATACATCGGAAGCAAAGACTACTCTACCATAGCTTTCAAAGGCGGCCACATCGGGATCTACGTTAGCAGCCGCTCGCAGAAGGAGATACCAACGGCGATCGCCGAGTGGCTACAGACACGGTCGAAATGA
- the phaE gene encoding class III poly(R)-hydroxyalkanoic acid synthase subunit PhaE: MTDTSSSPVDAWTRLWLDAQRQYWESWSAFSPKSSAEPRTKSEDTSAESREAPSTSPNWADFWLAAQRKNWEHWIELSRQAFGTRTEATATGDDKAPADLWSRLLDLWSSFWTPLIPGQPRELMARMLEANKAYFRMGEGLWKVLSASYGAAQGTENPWDALSQGIRQMHEQFGEQIRNAKDPWSGFATFWGMPLDNWRRVCSAFSIMPGDMEKAARGFGSPYGPETLHQGMVGLLSMPTIGYTREWQEELQRWALLWLDHHQALQGYALSLSGMTAKAIDLFANALSEKAQKGESIESLRGLYNLWIDASEEAYNQISTSDEFTQAQSALTNSVFAVKRQEQKMVEEILSALNMPTRRELDTSHRRVHQLQRRVWQLEQTLDESGVTELRAEIAALKRELESLRHRVPGEKSAAPVAPRRTKTKTST; encoded by the coding sequence ATGACTGATACATCATCCTCTCCAGTCGATGCCTGGACCCGCCTATGGCTGGACGCCCAACGCCAGTACTGGGAGTCATGGTCCGCTTTTTCCCCTAAATCGAGTGCCGAACCCCGTACCAAATCCGAAGACACGAGCGCGGAGAGCCGCGAGGCCCCGTCCACCTCGCCCAATTGGGCCGATTTCTGGCTTGCCGCGCAACGGAAGAACTGGGAGCACTGGATCGAGCTTTCGCGGCAAGCTTTCGGAACGAGAACCGAAGCGACGGCGACGGGCGATGACAAAGCTCCCGCCGATCTGTGGTCGCGCCTGCTCGATCTCTGGAGCAGCTTCTGGACGCCTCTGATTCCAGGGCAACCTCGTGAATTGATGGCAAGAATGCTCGAGGCCAACAAAGCCTACTTCCGTATGGGAGAGGGATTGTGGAAGGTTCTTTCGGCCAGCTATGGGGCCGCTCAAGGCACGGAAAACCCATGGGACGCCCTGAGTCAGGGTATCAGGCAGATGCATGAGCAATTCGGCGAACAGATCCGGAACGCCAAAGATCCCTGGTCCGGGTTTGCCACGTTCTGGGGCATGCCTCTCGATAACTGGCGTCGGGTCTGTTCGGCGTTCTCGATCATGCCGGGCGACATGGAAAAAGCCGCGCGCGGCTTTGGCTCGCCTTATGGCCCGGAAACCTTGCACCAGGGCATGGTTGGCCTGTTATCCATGCCGACCATAGGCTATACCCGCGAATGGCAGGAAGAGCTACAGCGCTGGGCGTTGTTATGGCTCGATCATCATCAGGCGCTCCAGGGCTATGCGCTCTCCCTTTCCGGAATGACTGCAAAAGCAATCGACTTGTTCGCCAACGCGCTTTCTGAAAAAGCTCAAAAAGGAGAATCCATCGAAAGCCTGCGCGGCCTCTATAACCTGTGGATCGACGCCAGCGAAGAGGCCTACAACCAGATCTCGACTTCGGACGAGTTCACTCAGGCGCAATCGGCGCTGACCAACTCGGTTTTCGCCGTAAAGCGCCAGGAACAGAAGATGGTCGAGGAGATCCTCAGCGCGCTCAATATGCCGACCCGGCGCGAGCTCGATACCAGCCACCGACGAGTTCACCAGTTGCAGCGACGCGTGTGGCAGCTGGAGCAGACACTCGACGAATCGGGAGTGACTGAACTCCGCGCCGAAATCGCTGCGCTCAAGCGCGAGCTGGAGAGCCTACGCCACCGAGTTCCGGGCGAAAAGAGCGCGGCCCCGGTCGCTCCACGCCGAACGAAGACCAAGACATCCACCTGA
- a CDS encoding phasin family protein — protein MNTRQIYEQWFEMNRAAIDPFMRWNEIALQAAERVAGTRQVYDQWFEISRIAVDPLMRWNEIALQAAERVAKYNLAVAQDCLEMGTRQIELNCETRDPDKWKDSEKKLISDFGQKIADRGADYLKLVKETQDALNEWASQAAKETAERAARAAESAARAGEEAKAAAGAGAQRGAKA, from the coding sequence ATGAACACTCGTCAAATCTACGAGCAGTGGTTCGAAATGAACCGGGCGGCCATCGACCCGTTCATGCGCTGGAACGAAATCGCGCTACAAGCTGCGGAACGAGTGGCCGGCACTCGTCAAGTGTACGATCAATGGTTCGAGATCAGCCGAATAGCGGTGGACCCCCTGATGCGCTGGAACGAGATCGCGCTGCAGGCAGCAGAGAGGGTCGCGAAGTACAACCTAGCCGTTGCGCAAGACTGCTTGGAAATGGGAACTCGCCAGATTGAATTGAATTGTGAAACGAGAGATCCGGACAAATGGAAGGATAGCGAGAAGAAATTGATCTCCGATTTCGGTCAGAAGATCGCGGACCGTGGAGCGGATTATTTGAAGCTAGTAAAGGAGACGCAGGACGCGCTCAACGAATGGGCAAGTCAAGCGGCCAAAGAAACCGCGGAGCGAGCGGCGAGAGCGGCCGAAAGCGCGGCGCGTGCCGGAGAGGAGGCGAAAGCCGCGGCCGGTGCCGGCGCACAGCGGGGAGCGAAAGCATGA
- a CDS encoding acetyl-CoA C-acetyltransferase has translation MQDVVIVGAVRTAIGKFGGTLASLPAAHLGAKLISDLLAKTGVKPQHIDEVIMGQVLTAGIGQNGARQAALKANLPVEVPATTVNKVCGSGLKAIQLAAQAIRLGESEIVIAGGQENMSAAPHLLPNSRNGVKMGGWTLVDSMIVDGLWDAFHDCHMGCTAENIVDRYGISREEQDAFAAASQQKAEAAQKAGRFRDEIVPVEVPQPKGPAIVFDTDEFPRPGTTVEALAKLKPAFRPDGTVTAGNASGINDGAAAVLVMSASAAERYGLKPMARIAGFGKAGVDPAIMGIGPVQATRRCLDRVGWTIDDLDLIEANEAFAAQAIAVSRDLGWDTEKLNVNGGAIALGHPIGASGARILVTLLHEMVRRDVHKGLATLCIGGGQGIAIAVER, from the coding sequence ATGCAAGACGTGGTAATCGTAGGCGCCGTGCGTACGGCGATCGGCAAGTTCGGCGGCACGCTGGCCAGCCTTCCGGCAGCGCATCTCGGAGCCAAGCTCATCTCAGATCTTCTCGCCAAGACCGGCGTGAAGCCGCAGCACATCGACGAAGTCATCATGGGACAAGTGTTGACCGCCGGTATCGGGCAAAACGGCGCCCGACAAGCGGCACTCAAGGCCAATCTTCCGGTCGAAGTGCCGGCCACCACGGTCAACAAAGTGTGCGGGAGCGGCCTCAAGGCGATCCAACTTGCAGCTCAAGCGATCCGGTTAGGGGAATCAGAAATCGTGATTGCGGGCGGTCAGGAGAACATGAGCGCGGCCCCACACCTGCTGCCGAATTCGCGCAACGGCGTCAAGATGGGAGGTTGGACCCTCGTCGACAGCATGATCGTGGACGGGCTTTGGGACGCCTTCCATGATTGCCACATGGGTTGTACCGCGGAGAACATCGTCGATCGGTACGGTATTTCCCGCGAGGAGCAGGATGCATTCGCAGCGGCCTCCCAACAGAAGGCGGAAGCGGCGCAAAAAGCGGGCAGATTCCGGGACGAGATCGTACCGGTCGAAGTGCCGCAGCCGAAAGGCCCAGCCATCGTGTTCGATACCGACGAGTTTCCACGGCCTGGCACCACGGTGGAAGCGCTGGCGAAACTCAAACCGGCGTTTCGGCCCGACGGTACGGTAACGGCCGGCAATGCGTCCGGCATCAACGACGGTGCTGCTGCGGTCCTGGTGATGTCCGCCTCTGCAGCCGAGCGCTACGGTCTGAAGCCCATGGCGCGCATCGCCGGTTTCGGCAAAGCTGGGGTGGACCCAGCGATCATGGGTATCGGTCCGGTCCAGGCGACACGGCGCTGCCTCGACCGGGTCGGATGGACTATCGACGATCTGGACCTGATCGAGGCGAATGAGGCGTTTGCCGCCCAGGCGATTGCAGTCAGCCGCGATCTCGGCTGGGATACCGAAAAGCTCAACGTTAACGGAGGTGCCATTGCGCTCGGGCATCCGATCGGCGCGTCAGGCGCGAGGATTCTGGTGACCTTGTTGCACGAGATGGTCCGTCGTGACGTACACAAGGGTCTCGCCACGCTGTGTATCGGCGGGGGGCAGGGGATAGCTATCGCCGTTGAGCGTTAG
- the phbB gene encoding acetoacetyl-CoA reductase, with protein sequence MNGRVAVVTGGTGTIGNEICKHLAAMSCRVIALCRPRAVDCRTAEWMEARKNEGYDMEALECDVTDFGHTSTVFGDIARRYGGVDILVNAAGITSDATLRKMTVEQWQSVVRTNLDGVFNATRCVIEGMLDRGFGRVINISSVNGQKGQFGQANYAASKAGIHGFTMSVAREVAKKGVTVNTVSPGYIESPMIMAVPEEHRAKILAEIPVGRFGRPSEVARVVAFLADEESGFITGADISINGGQHMG encoded by the coding sequence ATGAATGGACGAGTGGCCGTCGTAACCGGGGGTACCGGAACTATCGGCAATGAGATCTGCAAGCATCTCGCGGCGATGTCATGTCGCGTGATTGCCCTATGCCGTCCGCGGGCGGTAGACTGTCGCACCGCGGAATGGATGGAGGCGCGCAAGAATGAGGGTTACGACATGGAAGCGCTGGAGTGCGACGTCACGGATTTCGGGCATACCAGCACCGTGTTCGGAGACATCGCGCGCAGGTACGGCGGGGTGGATATCCTCGTCAACGCCGCCGGGATTACGAGCGATGCGACCTTGCGCAAGATGACCGTCGAGCAGTGGCAGTCGGTAGTCCGCACTAATCTCGATGGCGTTTTCAATGCCACGCGCTGCGTCATTGAGGGCATGCTCGATCGCGGTTTCGGCCGCGTCATCAATATTTCGTCAGTGAACGGACAAAAAGGCCAGTTCGGCCAGGCGAATTATGCCGCCAGCAAGGCCGGAATCCATGGATTCACGATGTCCGTCGCGCGCGAGGTAGCGAAAAAGGGCGTTACCGTGAACACGGTCTCGCCAGGCTATATCGAATCGCCCATGATCATGGCCGTCCCGGAGGAGCATAGGGCCAAGATTCTGGCCGAGATTCCGGTCGGACGATTCGGTCGGCCATCGGAGGTTGCTCGGGTGGTCGCTTTCCTGGCGGACGAAGAGTCCGGATTTATCACCGGTGCGGATATCTCGATCAACGGTGGGCAACATATGGGGTGA
- the phaR gene encoding polyhydroxyalkanoate synthesis repressor PhaR: protein MSNENNERIIKKYPNRRLYDTAISKYVTFGDIRRLVREAIKFRVVDAKTDEDITRSVLLQLILEEEEKGQPIFTTEILEQIIRTYGNAMQGFMTAYLKESMDVFLTQQKLMQAQMTNLIKHAPLSVFTELTQQNLKLWQTMQQRFFSAYGRDGEGTASDEEGEKTPSS from the coding sequence ATGAGCAACGAAAACAACGAACGCATCATCAAGAAATATCCCAATCGACGCCTTTACGATACGGCAATCAGCAAATACGTCACGTTCGGTGACATTCGGCGGTTGGTAAGAGAGGCGATCAAGTTCCGGGTGGTGGATGCCAAGACCGACGAGGACATCACCCGGAGCGTTCTCTTGCAGCTGATCTTGGAGGAGGAAGAAAAAGGCCAGCCGATTTTCACCACCGAGATTTTGGAACAGATCATCCGCACATACGGCAATGCGATGCAGGGCTTCATGACGGCTTATCTCAAGGAAAGCATGGACGTTTTTCTGACGCAGCAAAAACTCATGCAGGCCCAGATGACGAATCTGATCAAGCATGCGCCTTTGTCCGTATTCACCGAGCTGACCCAGCAGAACTTGAAGCTTTGGCAAACCATGCAGCAGCGCTTTTTTTCGGCTTATGGGCGAGACGGCGAGGGTACGGCGAGCGACGAAGAAGGCGAAAAAACACCTTCTTCCTAG
- a CDS encoding IS630 family transposase (programmed frameshift) translates to MAKKYRVTLTCEERRELEGLVNKGKSEARKLAHARILLQADEAEGGPCRTDDEIARALNVHVRTVERVRQRFVEQGLPAALVPKPSERVYPRRLDGAQEARLIALACSPPPEGKSRWTLRLLAERLVELEMAETVSYETVRRVLKKNELKPHLCKRWVIPPKASAEFVAAMEDVLEVYQRPYRSERPVVCLDETFIQLIGEVREPLPREPGRVARYDSVYVRNGVASVFLAFEPLAGWRDVQVTDGRTRQDFAQVVRTLLEGRYREADKIVLVMDQLNTHSTARLYEAFAPEEARRLAERLEIHHTPKHGSWLDMVEIELSALARDLPERIGERADRVRHVAAWAQRRNQTQVKANWQFTTADARIKLRKLYPTFDG, encoded by the exons ATGGCGAAAAAATATCGGGTGACGCTGACCTGTGAGGAGCGGCGCGAACTGGAAGGGTTGGTCAACAAGGGCAAGAGCGAAGCGCGAAAACTGGCCCATGCCCGGATTTTGTTACAGGCCGATGAAGCCGAGGGCGGGCCTTGCCGCACCGATGACGAAATTGCTCGGGCGTTAAACGTCCACGTTCGTACGGTGGAACGGGTGCGGCAGCGGTTCGTGGAACAAGGTCTGCCGGCGGCCTTGGTGCCCAAGCCGAGCGAACGCGTGTATCCCCGGCGGCTGGATGGTGCCCAGGAAGCCCGGCTGATCGCGCTGGCTTGTTCGCCGCCGCCGGAGGGCAAGTCGCGCTGGACCTTGCGGCTCTTGGCTGAGCGTCTGGTCGAGCTGGAAATGGCTGAGACCGTCTCGTACGAAACGGTCCGGCGCGTGCTGA AAAAAAACGAACTCAAACCGCACCTCTGCAAGCGGTGGGTCATTCCGCCGAAAGCCTCGGCCGAGTTTGTTGCGGCCATGGAGGATGTCCTAGAAGTTTATCAGCGGCCGTACCGGAGCGAACGGCCGGTCGTCTGTTTGGACGAGACCTTTATCCAGCTGATCGGCGAGGTCCGAGAACCGCTGCCGAGGGAGCCGGGGCGGGTGGCACGTTATGACAGCGTCTATGTGCGGAACGGGGTGGCGAGTGTGTTCTTGGCCTTCGAGCCGCTGGCCGGGTGGCGTGACGTTCAGGTCACCGATGGCCGGACCCGTCAGGACTTTGCCCAGGTTGTGCGAACCCTGCTGGAGGGGCGCTATCGGGAGGCAGATAAAATCGTGTTGGTGATGGATCAGCTAAACACCCATTCGACGGCGCGCCTCTATGAAGCTTTTGCGCCGGAGGAGGCTCGACGGCTCGCCGAGCGGCTGGAGATTCACCACACGCCGAAGCACGGGAGCTGGCTGGACATGGTGGAAATTGAACTCAGCGCTTTGGCCCGCGATCTGCCGGAGCGGATCGGCGAACGGGCCGACCGGGTCCGGCATGTCGCCGCCTGGGCGCAGCGCCGTAACCAAACCCAAGTGAAAGCCAACTGGCAATTCACCACGGCCGACGCGCGGATCAAACTCCGTAAGCTTTACCCCACGTTTGACGGGTGA
- a CDS encoding carboxylate-amine ligase, which translates to MQGDELEFAGSEYPTVGIEIEFQLLDSDTLDLVDGILPLLQSFSEEPRIKPEFTQCTVEINSSVCTTIDQLRSDVTNLVSELKRHCERLNLALCGAGTHPFSLHPAAITPLPHYVEIEQRMVYLSHTLKTYALHVHVGMPSGDAAVGVMSLLKPFLPILLALSASSPFWQGQDTGFASFRQRILAAMRDYGLPPSFASWREFARCFDNLRAAGAAHVVRDIHWDIRPNPRFGTLEVRVMDVQPTLRETFMLAALVQTLQVYLLRCWQREIPAQPTILQQWWAQKENCFRASHHGVEAQIIVDETGHVRPIKALARELLAGLAETAEELGTKHWLDQLETWLDTAQSYLRQRAVFTETKSLREVAARLVAELDEELLIS; encoded by the coding sequence ATGCAGGGTGACGAGCTAGAATTCGCCGGTTCGGAATATCCTACGGTTGGAATCGAGATCGAGTTTCAATTGCTCGATTCGGACACGCTCGACCTGGTCGACGGGATTCTTCCCCTGCTGCAGAGCTTTTCCGAAGAACCGCGCATCAAGCCGGAATTCACCCAGTGCACGGTAGAAATCAATTCCAGCGTTTGCACCACTATCGATCAACTTCGCTCGGATGTTACCAACCTGGTCAGTGAGCTGAAACGTCACTGCGAGCGATTGAATCTTGCACTTTGCGGCGCCGGTACGCATCCCTTCTCGCTACATCCGGCCGCAATAACGCCCTTGCCCCATTATGTCGAGATAGAACAGCGTATGGTTTACCTATCTCATACGCTGAAAACCTATGCCCTCCACGTCCATGTCGGCATGCCGTCGGGCGATGCCGCGGTAGGGGTTATGAGTCTGCTGAAGCCGTTCCTGCCCATTCTACTGGCACTCTCGGCCAGTTCGCCGTTCTGGCAGGGCCAGGACACCGGCTTCGCATCGTTCCGTCAGCGCATCCTCGCGGCAATGCGCGACTATGGACTGCCGCCGAGCTTCGCCTCTTGGCGCGAATTCGCCAGGTGCTTCGATAACCTGCGCGCGGCTGGCGCCGCTCATGTAGTACGGGACATCCACTGGGATATCCGACCGAACCCTCGCTTCGGTACGCTCGAGGTCCGGGTCATGGACGTCCAGCCGACCCTGCGCGAAACATTCATGCTCGCTGCGTTGGTCCAGACGCTGCAAGTTTATCTGCTCCGGTGCTGGCAGCGCGAAATACCAGCACAGCCCACAATTCTGCAGCAATGGTGGGCGCAAAAGGAAAACTGTTTTCGGGCCTCTCATCATGGCGTGGAAGCGCAAATCATCGTCGATGAAACCGGTCACGTCCGACCGATCAAAGCCCTGGCACGCGAGCTTTTAGCCGGCTTGGCAGAAACCGCCGAAGAGCTAGGGACCAAGCACTGGCTCGATCAGCTCGAAACCTGGCTCGACACCGCGCAGAGTTACCTCCGTCAGCGAGCGGTCTTCACCGAAACGAAATCATTGCGAGAGGTTGCGGCCCGCCTGGTCGCCGAACTGGACGAGGAATTGCTCATATCCTGA
- a CDS encoding M20 metallopeptidase family protein, which yields MKRPNAQSSVASRADVERIYPRMVELRRTLHRYPELAFEEVQTARVIMEELDRLGIPYEYGGIGGGIVARITGKPDGVTVALRAEMDGLPGFESTGLPFASVNPGKMHACGHDGHMAMVLGAAALLKSNPPPGNVLLVFQPAEERGGGSRVILRSGALSGVKAIFGGHLTGHYRVGEIMVTPGVITAQSDGFLIQVQGRGGHGARPHEAVDAVVVSSLLIVAIQTLVSREVNPVYPSVITIGQISAGSAPNVIAETATLRGTMRTTLPDVRKRLIGGIERMAKGIGDLHGARIEVIINEGYPPVVNTVTEAEIARRAAAKVVGEKGLVTMEYPSMGSEDFSYYLQEIPGCYVRLGALRDGWEHIPLHSPAFDFDEEAMKVGAAFFDQVARDAIEAYAG from the coding sequence ATGAAACGACCGAATGCCCAATCCTCCGTAGCTTCGCGTGCCGATGTCGAGCGGATCTATCCCCGCATGGTGGAACTGCGCCGAACGCTGCACCGCTATCCCGAATTGGCCTTCGAGGAAGTTCAAACGGCTCGCGTGATCATGGAGGAACTCGATCGGCTCGGCATTCCGTATGAATACGGCGGCATCGGCGGCGGCATCGTGGCCCGGATTACGGGCAAGCCGGACGGTGTCACCGTGGCCTTACGGGCTGAAATGGACGGTTTGCCGGGCTTCGAGAGCACCGGCCTGCCTTTCGCTTCCGTGAATCCGGGCAAGATGCACGCCTGCGGACACGACGGGCACATGGCCATGGTGCTCGGGGCGGCGGCCCTGCTCAAGTCCAATCCGCCCCCTGGTAACGTCCTGTTGGTTTTCCAGCCGGCCGAGGAGCGCGGCGGCGGCTCAAGGGTCATTCTGCGCTCGGGAGCCCTTTCAGGCGTCAAAGCCATCTTCGGCGGGCATCTGACGGGGCATTACCGGGTCGGGGAAATCATGGTCACTCCCGGCGTAATTACCGCCCAGTCGGATGGCTTCCTTATCCAGGTCCAGGGACGCGGTGGCCACGGGGCGAGACCCCACGAAGCCGTGGATGCGGTCGTGGTCTCGAGTCTCCTGATCGTGGCCATACAGACACTGGTCTCCAGGGAAGTCAACCCCGTTTATCCGTCAGTGATCACCATCGGTCAGATCAGCGCCGGCAGCGCCCCCAACGTCATCGCCGAAACCGCGACGCTGCGCGGCACGATGCGCACCACCCTGCCGGACGTGCGAAAACGGCTCATCGGAGGTATCGAACGTATGGCCAAGGGTATTGGGGACCTCCACGGCGCACGGATCGAAGTGATCATCAACGAGGGCTATCCGCCCGTGGTGAACACCGTCACCGAAGCGGAAATTGCCCGGCGCGCGGCGGCGAAGGTGGTCGGTGAAAAGGGTCTCGTGACCATGGAATATCCCAGCATGGGCTCTGAAGACTTCTCCTACTATCTCCAGGAGATCCCGGGCTGCTACGTGAGACTGGGCGCACTCCGAGACGGGTGGGAACATATTCCCTTGCATAGTCCCGCCTTCGACTTCGACGAGGAAGCGATGAAAGTCGGGGCGGCTTTCTTCGATCAGGTGGCGCGCGACGCCATCGAAGCATATGCAGGGTGA
- a CDS encoding DUF3096 domain-containing protein — translation MYVPFQPVLALVIGILILLMPRLLNYLVAIYLIVIGILGLMHR, via the coding sequence ATGTACGTACCCTTCCAGCCTGTTCTCGCGCTGGTCATTGGTATATTGATCTTGCTTATGCCGAGATTATTGAATTATCTCGTAGCGATCTATTTGATCGTCATCGGCATATTGGGACTGATGCACCGATGA
- a CDS encoding AAA family ATPase: METVVFMGIQAAGKSTFFKAYFVDTHIRINLDMLRTRHRERLLIAACLGAKQPYVVENTNLTREDRARYIPPAKRAGFRVVGYAFRVELEEALVRNALRNVRRRVPEKAIRSAFRRWQSPAWEEGFDALFEVRSSGGEFQIAPIPREGKPPK; this comes from the coding sequence ATGGAAACCGTCGTGTTTATGGGGATTCAAGCCGCCGGAAAGTCGACGTTTTTTAAAGCGTATTTCGTCGACACGCATATCCGGATCAACCTCGACATGCTGCGCACCCGGCATCGGGAAAGGCTGCTGATTGCCGCCTGTCTGGGCGCGAAGCAGCCTTATGTGGTGGAAAATACCAATCTGACTCGAGAAGACCGCGCCCGTTATATTCCGCCCGCCAAACGCGCCGGGTTTCGCGTCGTCGGTTACGCCTTCCGAGTCGAGCTGGAGGAGGCTCTGGTTCGGAATGCTTTGCGGAACGTACGCCGCAGGGTGCCGGAAAAAGCCATCCGAAGCGCGTTTCGGCGCTGGCAATCGCCAGCCTGGGAGGAAGGGTTCGATGCCTTGTTCGAGGTGAGGAGCAGCGGCGGCGAATTTCAGATAGCACCGATCCCACGCGAGGGTAAGCCGCCGAAATAG
- a CDS encoding EF-hand domain-containing protein, producing MKTNPIFRLLPALATSFSVLPLQAADPAYPPPFSEVDKDKDGYISARESKAVSGLPVYFMTLDQNSDGKLSPEEYEDLKLLAPDPTDTAILTP from the coding sequence ATGAAAACGAACCCGATTTTCCGCCTACTGCCAGCATTAGCCACAAGTTTCAGCGTCCTGCCACTGCAAGCGGCGGACCCTGCATATCCCCCGCCTTTTTCCGAGGTCGACAAGGACAAGGACGGATACATTTCAGCGCGTGAGTCCAAGGCGGTTTCCGGTTTGCCGGTGTACTTCATGACGCTGGATCAGAACAGTGACGGGAAGCTCAGTCCCGAGGAATACGAGGACCTTAAACTCCTAGCGCCAGACCCAACCGATACCGCCATTTTGACACCCTAG